Below is a genomic region from Gemmatimonadaceae bacterium.
CGGTCCGACATAGATGCGGGCCCATGGGCGCGACGGCTGGCCCACCGTCACCGCGCTCTGGCCGGCCGTCAGCACCTCGCCGGGCTCCACGTTGCGGCTCGATACAATGCCGGAGACGGGCGAGATGAGGACGAGATCATTCGCGGAGGCGCGCATCATGTCGACCGCCGCCCTCGCGCCGCGCGCCTCCGCGGCCGCCGCGGCGCGCCGTTCCTGGCGTGCGCCGTCGCGCACGAGGCGC
It encodes:
- a CDS encoding HlyD family efflux transporter periplasmic adaptor subunit, which gives rise to RLVRDGARQERRAAAAAEARGARAAVDMMRASANDLVLISPVSGIVSSRNVEPGEVLTAGQSAVTVGQPSRPWARIYVGPTVLPRLRSGDTLLAQLDGDTTHFRGLVTAIATKAEYTPRVALTEQERADLLFGVKVEFADTTQRLRAGLPITVTLPPHR